One Deltaproteobacteria bacterium DNA window includes the following coding sequences:
- a CDS encoding MarR family transcriptional regulator, with protein MNDIENNNPKITQYQASRLKNLIEEISSCCQERVVFQAKKFNLTPAELRSLLLFKHERYLTVTAIAQKLEVAKSRVTKILDGLLKKKMIHRIDDPEDARIKLISLTPAGKKKTKDIQEFMTELHHHLVLTLKPEDRKSVLTSLELLRSSMEAVKERLL; from the coding sequence ATGAACGATATTGAAAACAATAATCCTAAAATCACCCAATATCAAGCCTCCCGACTCAAGAATCTGATCGAAGAAATTAGTTCCTGCTGCCAGGAGAGGGTAGTCTTTCAGGCCAAAAAATTCAACCTTACACCGGCCGAACTGCGCAGCCTGCTGCTCTTTAAGCATGAACGGTATTTGACCGTCACGGCCATAGCCCAAAAGTTAGAGGTGGCCAAAAGCCGGGTGACCAAGATCCTCGACGGTTTACTTAAGAAAAAAATGATCCACCGTATCGATGATCCGGAGGATGCCCGTATTAAATTGATCAGCCTTACCCCAGCTGGAAAGAAAAAAACCAAAGATATCCAAGAGTTTATGACTGAACTGCACCACCATTTGGTTTTAACCCTGAAACCGGAAGATAGAAAATCGGTCCTTACCTCTTTGGAATTGCTGCGGTCTTCCATGGAGGCAGTCAAGGAAAGG
- a CDS encoding DUF2088 domain-containing protein — translation MQKISVPSRLWYENQERELTFPDRWEVHNLNSPGFEKPGLLHQEIKEKIDHPIEGPALEELARGKNQAVIVFDDMTRPTPVKDVAPHIVAALHRAGLKKDQIRFIWALGGHGAYDMINARKKLGEAIVENYAVYNHDPFQNTLRVGRTPTGVELWFNREFMSCDLKIGLGCITPHVHVGFGGGAKLILPGVAGMETINQFHNQLCRDETRTGIGNFENNIMRAECDAAGDAVGLNFKVDCLVNRRGEITNLYAGPFRATHAAGAEEGKAHYGIPYVTGYDLVIGNSYAKANESAIALLLSLQAQKPKEGVVVLISDAPEGQVPHYVFRAWGTDYGGRQYTLRPKGTIQALTKKLIVLAPHPDRTGLDLICHVDDAVFVKSWPECLALLEKEFPGEAKVAVIQDGTMQYLKA, via the coding sequence ATGCAAAAAATTTCCGTCCCCTCCCGGCTCTGGTATGAAAACCAGGAGCGGGAACTGACTTTCCCGGATCGTTGGGAGGTCCACAACCTTAACTCGCCCGGCTTCGAAAAGCCCGGCCTTCTTCATCAGGAAATAAAAGAAAAGATCGATCACCCCATCGAAGGCCCTGCCTTGGAAGAATTGGCCCGGGGGAAAAACCAGGCGGTTATCGTCTTTGACGATATGACCCGGCCGACGCCGGTCAAGGATGTGGCCCCTCATATTGTGGCCGCCCTGCATCGGGCCGGCCTGAAGAAGGACCAGATCCGCTTTATCTGGGCCCTGGGGGGGCATGGGGCCTACGACATGATCAACGCCCGGAAAAAATTAGGGGAAGCGATCGTCGAGAATTATGCGGTGTACAACCACGATCCATTCCAGAACACCCTTCGGGTCGGAAGGACCCCGACCGGGGTGGAACTCTGGTTTAACCGGGAATTTATGTCTTGCGACCTGAAAATCGGTCTGGGCTGCATCACCCCCCATGTTCATGTGGGGTTCGGCGGGGGGGCCAAACTGATCCTCCCGGGGGTGGCCGGGATGGAAACCATCAACCAATTCCATAATCAATTGTGCCGGGACGAAACGCGGACTGGAATAGGGAACTTCGAAAATAACATCATGCGGGCCGAGTGCGATGCCGCCGGTGATGCGGTGGGTTTAAACTTTAAGGTGGATTGTCTGGTCAACCGCCGGGGGGAGATTACCAATCTCTATGCCGGCCCGTTTCGGGCCACCCACGCCGCCGGAGCCGAGGAAGGAAAGGCGCATTACGGGATTCCCTATGTCACCGGTTATGATCTGGTGATTGGTAATTCTTATGCCAAGGCCAACGAGTCGGCCATTGCCCTGCTCCTTTCTTTGCAGGCCCAGAAACCAAAGGAAGGGGTGGTGGTTTTGATCTCCGATGCCCCGGAAGGGCAGGTCCCCCATTACGTATTCCGGGCTTGGGGAACGGATTACGGCGGCCGCCAGTATACACTCCGTCCTAAAGGGACTATTCAGGCCTTGACGAAAAAATTGATCGTCCTGGCCCCCCATCCCGACCGGACCGGCCTGGATCTCATCTGCCATGTGGATGACGCCGTCTTTGTCAAATCCTGGCCGGAGTGCCTGGCCCTTTTGGAAAAGGAATTTCCAGGGGAAGCCAAAGTGGCGGTCATTCAGGACGGGACTATGCAGTATTTGAAGGCTTAA
- a CDS encoding QueT transporter family protein, whose product MKAVFTMWRNTRMIILTAVCAAIYSAALLAFKTAIPLIPGITEVRVGNIFPMPFGLMFGPAGAWGSAIGNLIGDIFGGTIGPSSLAGFVGNFLLGYLPYTLWTTLIPFHQKSMDWDSRSWSNWLTYFLIAFVTAAACAVVISIFVDFLGIVPYRVLVKIITVNNTIGGFIGIILLSSVFKLVKDHLRLHWTEVMEPADQGKPLTGPLGAWLVTGASLFGLFGGLWTDLPVSTLGWISTLFILIGGFLL is encoded by the coding sequence ATGAAAGCCGTCTTTACCATGTGGAGAAACACCCGGATGATCATCCTGACGGCGGTCTGTGCGGCCATTTACAGTGCGGCTCTGCTGGCCTTTAAAACCGCCATCCCCCTCATTCCGGGTATCACCGAAGTCCGGGTAGGAAACATCTTCCCCATGCCCTTCGGACTTATGTTCGGACCGGCCGGGGCCTGGGGTTCGGCCATCGGCAATCTGATCGGCGATATCTTCGGCGGCACCATAGGGCCTTCTTCCCTGGCCGGATTTGTGGGCAATTTTCTTTTAGGCTATCTCCCCTATACCCTTTGGACGACTCTAATCCCCTTTCATCAAAAATCGATGGATTGGGACTCCCGATCCTGGAGCAATTGGCTAACCTATTTCCTGATCGCCTTTGTCACTGCCGCGGCCTGTGCCGTGGTCATCAGTATCTTTGTCGATTTCCTGGGCATCGTCCCTTACCGAGTCTTGGTCAAAATTATCACCGTCAACAATACCATCGGCGGGTTTATCGGTATCATTCTGCTATCCTCGGTGTTTAAACTGGTCAAGGATCATCTCCGTCTCCATTGGACCGAGGTCATGGAGCCGGCCGATCAAGGCAAACCCCTGACCGGTCCTTTAGGGGCCTGGCTCGTGACCGGGGCCTCCCTTTTCGGCCTCTTCGGAGGCCTGTGGACCGATCTTCCGGTGAGTACCCTGGGTTGGATTTCCACCCTGTTCATCCTGATCGGAGGCTTCTTACTCTGA
- a CDS encoding ATP-binding cassette domain-containing protein gives MSIAVSIEGLTFSYAGKNKPALKNISARIEDGSFVCIMGHGGAGKSSLCYTFNALIPKFFRGDYSGRVLLKGKEAAIQSVAQLSHTVGLSLQDFEAQLFSTNVELEMAFGPENHGLQRPEIEKRIQHYLGVIGLEPFRQRQPATLSGGQKQRLAIGSVLAMEPDILVLDEPTTDLDPKGANEVLLLAHSLRQAGRTLLMVLPEPEMALEADQVWLMREGELIAQGHPIEILTDLPALKACGVKPPSFIELFMALDWPGLPLTLNQALTLIEGHQLIKNQTPAYRPETLDQIQDPVILQAEDLTYAYPFGEKKALKGINLTIHDGEFIALLGQNGSGKTTLAKHFNGLLKALTGRVWVEGKPITTYDHKALARKVGYVFQNPDHQIFARTVEEEIGFGLKMLGAESKVIRQRVTEALEVVELRGYEKKIPFTLTKGERQRVAVASVLAVQPQVIILDEPTTGLDYVHQRRMMHLLEQLNQKGHTIVIITHSMWVAAEYASRTIVLKEGAVILDGSTRNIFAEESQLAEASLSPPPLVQLSNRLGLQGLTLEQIVQEIKG, from the coding sequence ATGAGCATCGCCGTCTCCATCGAGGGTTTGACCTTTTCCTATGCCGGGAAGAATAAACCGGCCCTGAAAAACATCTCGGCCCGGATAGAGGATGGGTCCTTTGTCTGCATCATGGGCCATGGCGGGGCAGGCAAGTCCTCCTTGTGTTATACCTTCAATGCCCTGATCCCTAAATTTTTCCGCGGCGATTATTCGGGCCGCGTTCTGTTAAAAGGGAAAGAAGCGGCGATCCAGTCGGTGGCCCAACTCTCTCATACGGTAGGTCTGTCCCTCCAGGACTTTGAGGCCCAATTGTTTTCCACCAACGTGGAATTGGAAATGGCCTTCGGGCCTGAGAACCACGGTCTTCAGCGTCCGGAAATAGAAAAGCGTATTCAGCATTATCTTGGGGTCATCGGTCTGGAACCTTTCCGCCAAAGACAGCCGGCTACCCTTTCCGGCGGACAGAAACAGCGTCTGGCCATTGGCTCGGTCTTAGCCATGGAACCGGACATCCTGGTCCTGGACGAACCGACCACCGATCTGGACCCCAAGGGCGCTAACGAAGTCTTGTTATTAGCCCACAGTCTGCGCCAGGCGGGACGGACCCTCCTGATGGTGCTTCCTGAACCGGAAATGGCCCTGGAAGCGGATCAGGTCTGGTTGATGCGGGAAGGTGAACTAATCGCCCAAGGCCATCCCATAGAGATTTTAACCGATCTGCCTGCCCTGAAAGCCTGCGGCGTTAAACCCCCCAGTTTTATTGAACTTTTTATGGCCCTGGACTGGCCGGGTCTACCCTTGACCCTGAACCAGGCTCTGACCCTTATCGAAGGGCATCAATTGATAAAAAATCAAACCCCGGCCTACCGGCCCGAAACCTTAGACCAGATCCAAGACCCGGTAATCCTGCAAGCCGAAGACTTGACCTATGCCTATCCCTTCGGCGAAAAAAAGGCCCTTAAAGGAATAAACTTGACCATTCATGACGGCGAGTTTATCGCCCTCCTGGGTCAAAATGGCTCGGGTAAAACTACCTTGGCTAAACACTTTAACGGATTGTTAAAGGCTTTGACCGGCCGAGTATGGGTTGAAGGAAAACCCATCACCACCTACGACCACAAAGCCTTGGCCCGAAAGGTGGGGTATGTTTTTCAAAATCCGGACCATCAAATATTTGCCCGGACCGTGGAAGAAGAAATAGGATTTGGCTTGAAGATGTTGGGTGCCGAATCAAAAGTCATCCGGCAACGGGTCACCGAGGCCCTGGAAGTGGTCGAGCTGCGGGGATATGAAAAAAAGATACCTTTTACCCTGACCAAGGGAGAAAGGCAGCGGGTGGCCGTGGCTTCCGTCTTGGCTGTGCAACCTCAGGTAATCATCCTGGACGAGCCGACCACCGGCCTGGATTACGTTCATCAACGCCGTATGATGCACTTACTTGAGCAATTAAATCAAAAAGGGCATACCATAGTCATCATCACCCATTCCATGTGGGTGGCAGCAGAATATGCGAGCCGAACAATCGTCTTAAAAGAAGGGGCCGTTATCCTGGACGGGTCTACTCGCAATATCTTTGCCGAAGAATCCCAGTTGGCCGAAGCCTCTTTATCTCCGCCTCCCCTGGTTCAGTTGAGCAACCGGCTGGGCCTCCAAGGTCTCACTTTGGAACAGATCGTTCAGGAAATTAAGGGATGA
- a CDS encoding energy-coupling factor transporter transmembrane protein EcfT: MNIFLYLDQDTPIHRLDPRTKLISALILFGICLCFNHPIYVAGISVGVLLVAFRAKALPNFWKLRYILLLLILFSSLLWPFFVPGPTRWWGWGPFILSRESVLYGLAMGLRLSTFVGIGLIFLSTTRNEELTNGLIHLGVPYPLAFALSTALRLVPTFVGAGATIIQAQVSRGLDLESGSIFKRMGKFIPQAVPLFIYAIHHTNYLAMALESKGFDPRAKRTFYYEPRMQRIDFAVLVFFALLLMVLLYLRLGLGLGVIISGRL, from the coding sequence ATGAATATATTTCTATATTTAGATCAGGACACTCCCATCCACCGTCTCGACCCCAGGACCAAGCTGATTTCTGCCCTGATCCTCTTCGGCATCTGTTTGTGCTTTAATCATCCCATATATGTAGCCGGCATCAGCGTCGGGGTTCTTTTAGTTGCCTTCAGGGCCAAGGCCCTGCCCAATTTCTGGAAACTGCGCTACATCCTGTTGTTGCTCATTCTTTTCAGTTCCCTGTTATGGCCTTTTTTTGTGCCCGGGCCGACCCGCTGGTGGGGTTGGGGACCCTTCATTCTCAGTCGGGAATCGGTCCTTTATGGCCTGGCCATGGGCCTGCGTCTGTCCACTTTCGTCGGAATCGGCTTGATCTTTCTTTCCACCACCCGAAATGAAGAATTGACCAATGGTCTGATCCATCTGGGTGTCCCCTATCCCCTGGCCTTCGCCCTGTCCACGGCCCTGCGGCTGGTCCCGACCTTCGTAGGCGCCGGAGCGACCATCATCCAGGCCCAGGTTTCCAGGGGCCTGGACCTGGAATCCGGAAGTATCTTTAAACGGATGGGCAAGTTCATCCCCCAGGCCGTCCCCTTGTTTATTTACGCCATTCACCACACCAACTATTTAGCCATGGCCCTGGAATCCAAGGGCTTCGATCCCAGAGCCAAACGGACTTTTTACTATGAACCCCGTATGCAGCGGATCGATTTTGCGGTGCTGGTTTTTTTTGCCCTGCTTTTAATGGTCCTGCTTTATTTGCGCCTGGGATTGGGGTTAGGGGTAATCATTTCGGGCCGGCTTTAA
- a CDS encoding DUF72 domain-containing protein produces the protein MENAEPNQYHFRDLHPDIYLGTTSDRYAGWIGQIYSKEHYAGRINRRPKVVGGKAYIEEVLPVDSVEEYFQHFRVLEIDYTFYRLLTEEDGTPTQNYHVLRHYRRHIHDNDAVILKVPQIVFAQKLRRGTEYIPNEAYLNPKIFTRQFYKPALEVLGKPLTGFIFEQEYQRNQDRLPEKEMVRSLEAFFEAIPKDHRYHTEIRTGSLLIPSFFRVLEKHGVGQVLSHWTWLPPLREQFAKTGNKILNAGRVLVIRLVTPIDMRYEVAYEKAHPFDKMVEGMLQPKMIEETTQLMHQGIEKGVKVMVLVNNRTGGNAPLIAQAIAEKFLSPC, from the coding sequence ATGGAAAACGCCGAGCCCAATCAATATCATTTTCGAGACCTTCACCCGGACATTTACCTCGGAACGACCTCGGACCGTTATGCCGGATGGATCGGCCAGATTTATTCAAAGGAGCACTATGCCGGAAGGATAAACCGCCGACCCAAGGTTGTGGGGGGAAAAGCGTATATTGAAGAGGTCCTTCCGGTCGACAGTGTGGAGGAATATTTCCAACATTTCCGTGTTCTCGAAATCGATTATACCTTTTACCGATTGCTTACCGAGGAAGATGGAACCCCGACCCAGAATTATCATGTACTGAGGCACTACCGCCGGCATATCCACGATAACGATGCTGTTATCCTCAAGGTTCCTCAGATCGTTTTTGCTCAAAAGCTTCGCCGGGGAACTGAATATATCCCCAACGAGGCCTACCTCAACCCAAAAATATTTACCCGACAATTTTATAAACCGGCCCTGGAAGTATTGGGAAAACCGCTTACCGGCTTTATTTTCGAACAGGAATATCAGAGAAACCAAGACCGGCTTCCGGAAAAGGAAATGGTCCGATCTCTTGAGGCATTTTTTGAAGCCATCCCCAAAGATCACCGTTACCATACGGAGATTCGAACTGGATCTCTTTTAATACCGTCTTTCTTCAGGGTCCTTGAAAAACATGGGGTCGGGCAGGTCCTTTCCCACTGGACCTGGCTCCCCCCCCTTCGAGAACAATTCGCTAAAACCGGCAACAAGATTCTCAATGCCGGTCGGGTTTTGGTTATCCGGCTGGTTACGCCTATCGATATGCGCTATGAAGTGGCCTACGAAAAGGCCCATCCCTTCGATAAAATGGTTGAAGGAATGCTTCAGCCGAAGATGATCGAAGAAACGACCCAATTGATGCATCAGGGGATAGAGAAGGGGGTTAAGGTGATGGTCCTGGTCAATAATCGAACCGGGGGAAATGCCCCCTTGATTGCCCAGGCGATTGCTGAAAAATTTCTTTCCCCATGCTAA
- a CDS encoding response regulator, with the protein MGLSGSGEAREFKILIVEDNATFRQAFKENLQLVGPDIIIQEAVDAEECLEKAEAFRPHLIFMDIRVPGESGLSLTKKIKALYPAIQVIVMSSYDNLEYQEAALQFGASRFLTKDTLTLARIKPLILEDTLSHS; encoded by the coding sequence ATGGGTCTTTCAGGATCAGGAGAAGCAAGAGAGTTCAAGATATTGATTGTGGAGGATAATGCCACCTTCCGGCAGGCCTTTAAAGAAAACCTCCAATTAGTGGGCCCTGATATCATTATCCAGGAGGCCGTAGATGCGGAGGAATGTTTGGAAAAGGCAGAGGCTTTTCGTCCCCACCTGATCTTTATGGATATCCGGGTGCCCGGAGAAAGCGGCCTTTCCCTCACGAAAAAAATCAAGGCCCTTTATCCTGCAATACAGGTCATCGTTATGTCGAGTTATGATAACCTGGAATATCAGGAAGCGGCCTTGCAGTTCGGAGCAAGCCGTTTTTTAACCAAGGACACTTTGACTTTGGCCAGGATCAAACCATTGATCCTGGAGGACACCCTTTCCCATTCCTGA